The following are encoded in a window of Lactobacillus acidophilus genomic DNA:
- a CDS encoding MerR family transcriptional regulator produces MTTNKHDFEELAAPKAAAQELGISVATLRKYSLIVEKVTGNADYFARTKQKARLYHQKDIDDLKAFHRLSKNSGLTLQEAARQIYAVSEKKVDNTEENKNKTTYTSTDMMDTQEVVKLLNTLQQTISKQNDAISSLQKQLNVIQKQNQDLIEAQKQLSAPDNTDKIAALPDISGIVSADEKEKNVEEKREEVKKDMHKSQDEMRDEIISKAKENAKKRATANVHRTLEDMQLSTPKEHWWQRIFKF; encoded by the coding sequence ATGACAACTAACAAGCATGATTTTGAAGAATTAGCTGCACCTAAGGCAGCTGCACAAGAATTAGGTATTAGTGTTGCCACATTGAGAAAGTATTCTCTAATCGTGGAAAAAGTAACAGGCAATGCGGATTACTTTGCCCGTACTAAGCAAAAGGCACGTTTATATCATCAAAAGGATATTGATGACTTAAAGGCATTTCACCGATTATCTAAAAATAGTGGTTTAACTTTGCAAGAAGCAGCTCGTCAAATTTATGCAGTTAGTGAGAAAAAAGTAGATAATACTGAAGAAAATAAAAATAAAACCACGTACACGAGTACTGATATGATGGATACTCAAGAAGTGGTTAAACTTCTCAATACTTTGCAACAAACTATCTCAAAACAAAATGACGCAATTAGTTCTTTGCAAAAACAATTAAATGTAATTCAAAAACAAAATCAAGATTTAATTGAAGCACAAAAGCAATTATCTGCTCCAGATAATACTGATAAGATAGCTGCTTTACCTGATATTTCAGGTATCGTTAGTGCAGATGAAAAAGAGAAGAATGTTGAAGAAAAACGTGAAGAAGTAAAAAAGGACATGCATAAGAGTCAAGATGAAATGCGTGACGAAATTATTTCTAAAGCAAAAGAAAATGCTAAAAAGCGTGCAACTGCAAACGTTCATCGCACTTTGGAAGATATGCAGCTTTCAACTCCAAAAGAGCATTGGTGGCAAAGAATTTTTAAATTTTAA